The following are encoded together in the Culex pipiens pallens isolate TS chromosome 1, TS_CPP_V2, whole genome shotgun sequence genome:
- the LOC120419290 gene encoding uncharacterized protein LOC120419290, translated as MRQTFEYRANRIQMLLQQVMTQASREYWRCDPERNQHKEGKTFVQITRLLQGYVELELNMNTDYTCMEECSFYSWGVQQEGCYKDQYCTMQPKCSGKIYDCEFIDSDMWICPAAKTSHRRYQFIEYVNGKVLGQKKYCAQGRTKVMSWTRWFFYRCSYCFCLCDDAGKNSDRYINMRESVSEVMDNKVVTGMRFLKKNQIVHLIVQQGRLLPRGHIDNGTLEWVEPHNYNLLSTNVRIGRDYHTLNRNNRSLDLDDLNVPQGYVVTGVRFRLLGNHLNLEIRKTQMNFATGQLVDPDESTWIGNDNTARSVNKRTELKLDRPNVPLLSIVKSIPDSASNQFIQFRASDRDMDAAQTTVPFFDAQPVAPVRPVPLSGAGLFHKGRPKFGGYVAPKVMTYDFLPHIVDP; from the exons ATGCGTCAGACGTTCGAGTATCGCGCAAACCGGATCCAGATGCTGCTACAGCAAGTTATGACGCAAGCTAGTCGCGAGTACTGGCGCTGTGATCCTGAGCGGAACCAGCACAAGGAGGGGAAAACCTTCGTGCAGATCACCCGGCTGCTGCAGGGCTACGTGGAGCTCGAGCTGAACATGAACACGGACTATACGTGCATGGAAGAATGCTCTTTTTACAGCTGGGGTGTCCAACAGGAAGGGTGCTACAAGGATCAGTATTGCACGATGCAACCCAAGTGTTCGGGCAAGATCTACGACTGTGAGTTTATCGATTCGGACATGTGGATCTGCCCGGCGGCGAAGACGAGCCATCGTCGGTATCAGTTCATTGAGTACGTCAACGGAAAGGTGCTTGGGCAGAAGAAATATTGTGCCCAAGGCAGGACTAAGGTGATGTCGTGGACTCGCTGGTTTTTCTATCGCTGCAGCTACTGCTTCTGTCTGTGCGACGACGCCGGCAAGAACTCCGATCGGTACATCAACATGCGTGAGTCCGTGTCGGAAGTTATGGATAACAA GGTCGTCACCGGCATGcgctttttaaagaaaaaccagATCGTTCACTTGATCGTTCAGCAGGGTCGTCTACTGCCACGAGGGCACATCGACAACGGCACGTTGGAGTGGGTAGAACCACACAACTACAACTTGCTTTCGACGAATGTTCGTATCGGTCGTGATTACCACACGCTGAACCGCAACAACCGCAGCTTGGATCTGGACGATCTGAACGTGCCTCAAGGGTACGTCGTGACCGGGGTTCGCTTCCGACTGTTGGGCAACCATCTCAACCTGGAGATTCGGAAGACCCAGATGAACTTCGCTACGGGTCAGTTGGTAGATCCGGACGAGAGTACTTGGATCGGTAATGACAATACAGCGCGCAGCGTTAATAAAAG AACCGAACTCAAGCTGGATCGACCGAATGTCCCGCTTCTATCGATCGTCAAGTCGATCCCAGATTCCGCCAGTAACCAGTTTATTCAATTCCGTGCCAGTGATCGCGACATGGACGCCGCTCAGACCACGGTTCCGTTCTTCGATGCCCAGCCGGTGGCTCCAGTGAGGCCCGTTCCCCTGTCCGGTGCTGGTCTGTTTCACAAGGGTCGACCGAAGTTTGGTGGCTATGTCGCACCCAAGGTTATGACTTACGACTTTCTCCCTCATATTGTGGACCCGTAG